From the genome of Glycine max cultivar Williams 82 chromosome 2, Glycine_max_v4.0, whole genome shotgun sequence, one region includes:
- the LOC102664873 gene encoding uncharacterized protein, giving the protein MRLNAYESSRIYKQKMKAYHDKKLQRQDFQPGQQVFLFNFRLRLFPGKLKSKWSGPFVIKEVRPHGAVELMDPTGDNREGRWIVIGQRLKIYNAEQLERLTSVDYLKDP; this is encoded by the coding sequence ATGAGACTAAACGCCTATGAGTCCTCTAGAATTTATAAGCAAAAGATGAAGGCGTATCATGACAAGAAATTGCAGAGACAAGACTTCCAGCCAGGCCAACAAGTTTTCCTCTTTAACTTCAGGCTTAGATTATTCCCAGGAAAGCTGAAATCAAAGTGGTCAGGGCCATTTGTGATTAAAGAAGTGAGACCTCATGGAGCAGTCGAATTGATGGACCCTACAGGAGACAACCGTGAGGGGAGATGGATAGTCATTGGACAACGTTTGAAAATCTATAATGCCGAACAATTGGAGAGGTTGACAAGCGTTGACTACCTAAAGGACCCTTGA